TAGGTTAATGGTGTTCTCTTTCCCTGACCTAGTGAGCAAGCATGAGGATATGTTCTTGATAGAGAATACAAAGCACTGATGCAGATAATTCTGGATTAGAGTATTTGTAAAAATGCTCTTAAAAATCTGtacaaaatctaaaaaatgtattgtttataGCATTTGCTACATTGTTTTCTAGCATTTATTTGTGCCATAGTTTTAGCCAATCCAGCCTAGATACCAGTGCAAATTTCTTAATTAAGAGAAATTGGATTTTTAGTAATTACTTAGCctacatgtttacattttatcaACTCATCAATGGTACATGAaaaaatttattaattcatttttttaataataattttaaatggtCTAGGCATAATTGCAGAAAACGTCCAGTTTATGCatttaataaacatatatttagcaatacttaaaataaaataaaataaaataaaataaaataaaataaaataaaataaaataaaataaaataaaatagccatggttaaaataaaaaaaattaaatatataataattgtttatttaaaaaagtgatGAAATATTGTACAGAGGTTAGCCACATTGTAGTAAGTAGCTTATGTTGTGATTTTTTGAAATAATGTTTTAGTATTTTGACAAGATGAGTTATGTTAGAAAAGAATTGCAAAATAATACTGAACTCTTGTCCTTGTTTAAGTGAATGTCCTGCGCCCAAGCGAACACGCCAAGAAACTAACACAGAATTGCCTACAAAGATAACATAAATAGTGGTGTCTTCTCTCATCTTATCAGGCTCATGCTGAGGGATCACTGCATAAGTAATCAAATCTTCATGGCATCTAAATGGAGGACATTTTAtggattattataattataaaggGTTGCATTTCTTACTACCATATAACTGGTAGAATGTCTCAAATCTGGTAAATGAACAAGGCATCAGATATTTGTGACAGCAAAATGAAGGGCATTTTATGGACACAGGCTTTAAATTTATGTAAGGATTAGAAGGACTTAAATAAAAACCAGACGTAGAAGTTTAAGTAATAGTGATAGGCAGCTGAATTGCACCTTTAGAGTGTTATACTCACTTCCTGGTTCTGGAAAATCATAAGCTTGAGCAGAGAATAGGGGAGGAGGAGTGGACTAGGGGTGGAGGAGGTGTCTTTTTTCATCATGagtcctcctcctctcctggAGCTCTTTTTCGTCATGGCTGACGGGGAGGGCTGAGCACATGGCTGTGTCTTCCATTGGGTGAGAGTGTGACACACAGGAAGCTTGCGCCTGCGCACTCTCTCCAGTCAgttgaacagagagagagagagagagagagagagagagagagtgtgtaagcaCACATGCTGGCTGATGTAATTACAACCACCTTGTTTAGAATGTGTTGAATACAATCACAAAGTCGGTTGGCCATAGCTGCATAAGGTAGGTTGGTTGTCTCTCTGTGTGATGGATTTTGTATTTGTAGAGTGTAAAAGGGCATTCAAGGACACTCAGTACCTAAAGCTCATTATTCTGCTAGAGAGGTTTGTAGCTGATCACTATGCAGTGTCTGAATAGAAGGAGGAAGTCAATGAGAATACATGagtagaggaagaaaaagaggaggaagTGTTTAAATTTACCTTAAGTCACTTGTTTCCTTATAATGTAGATTTAGTAATGTAGCAACTGATTGCTCTGTGGTGATGGTCAGGTGTAGGTCAGTGGGATTGCAGGGGAAAGGTCTCATAGCATGTTCAAACAGTATGCTAAATGAGGAGACTCGTATTTTATTtgtgaatttaaaatataaaattcatcATGCTCTCTTGTACACTTTTACATATTTGACTCAGCTTTCTAGCATGATACAgcaagatgttttttttgttatatcttTTACTTCGAGAGCACACTTTTCTTTGGATGGTTCTTCACTTCCTGAATGGGTTCTAGATTGAGTCGTCCCCGGATCACTCTGTTGATGTTTCCCCAGTGAGGGAGAACAAGTCAAAGAgggttttcttttctccttgGTCTCCTTGAgattgtatatataaatatatatactgccAAACCTAACAGAAGTGACAAAGAAGTGTAATTCCAAAATTTCACtattatttattccattttagatcatatacaaatgcatttttcatTCATCTTATGTTGaatttgtgatttattttttaaaggttttttttatttcaaacaacAATTGCAATATATccagttaattaaataaataggaCATATaatttgttgtggtgtgtgcgtgtgtgtgcgtgtgcgtgtgtgtgtgtgtgtgtgcgtgtgtgtgtgtgtgtgtgtgtgtgatatatataatattcatgGATATAAGAGATCCCTTGACATTCAAAGCCTATAGATTTGATGATAGTAGCTATATGAGAATCTGAAAAATGATGAACCTGGCGTAAAGATCTCTcgtgtttatttttcagatgACCTTCATTACTATCTGTTGgctaatcagaaaataaaatcattctCTGCATCATGTCACTGTTGACGCACATTTTGGCTTGCCTCTTTGGCATTGGGTCATGGGTCGCCATCAATGGGATGTGGGTTGAGCTCCCACTGATTGTACCTGAGATCCCTGAAGGTTGGTACCTACCCTCCTACCTCACTGTAATCATCCAGCTGGCAAacattggaccacttttcatTACACTTATGCATCGCTTCAGGCCGGGGGCGCTGGACGAGCGGCCAGTTATCTACATCATTGTAGTGTTGGGTGCCCTGGCCACTTTCCTACTGGCCTTCCTCTGGAAGCACACACTATTTGTTGGAAATGCTGTACACAGTGTAGCTCTGCTGTCTCTCAGTTTCCTACTGTCAGTGGTGGACTGCACTTCCTCTGTCACCTTCCTGCCTTTTATGATGAGGCTCCAGCCTCAGTACCTCACTACTTACTTCGTTGGAGAGGGTCTGAGTGGCCTGATTCCAGCACTCGTGGCTCTGGTTCAGGGTGTCGGGGTGGTCCAGTGCATAAACGCTACAGCTATTGCAAATATAAGCTTAGTCAACTACACAGGGAGGACCAGTAGTGAACTGGAGGCACATTACCAGCCAGCTAACTTCTCTGTCCAGGTCTTCTTCCTGTTCCTCAGTGCCATGATGGCAGTGTGCCTGGGCGCTTTCATACTGCTGAACTACCACCCTGCTGTAGTAAAAGAACATAAATGTGAGAAGTATCTTGGTGACACAAGTCACCAAGAGAAGGCTGACATTAGCCTCTCCATGCAGAACCATCCTGCAGAGCAGACACCCATGCTGGAACATCCAGAAAGTCAAGCAAATAAACCTCGCAGCACCTTTGGAAAAGGCACCTACAGCAGAGCAGAGGTGGTCTTGATTTTTGTTGTTCTGGCTTGGGTTAATGCATTAACCAATGCAGTTCTCCCATCAGTACAGTCCTACTCCTGCCTGCCATATGGTAATCAGGCTTATCACTTGGCGACTGCAATGGCTGCAGTGGCTAACCCTGTGGCCTGCTTTATCGCCATGTTTTTCCCAATCAggtgagacacagacagataagtTAAATGGATGTAAGTCTGCAGTGTATATTCTGACTTACCTCTTCCTTAACTCCAGGTCTCTGATGCTGATGGGggttctcacagtgactggtacAGGGTTTGGGGCCTACATAATGGGCATGGCAGCAATGAGTCCCTGTCCTCTACTGGTTCATCATGAACTAGGATCTGCACTCATGGTGGGTTACATGTGTCTCAATTATGTTTGCAACACTTCTCATATACCCATAGACCAAATATCAATAATTTAATTTCTATACAATCTTAAATACAAAATGTCTCTACTAACAAGTTAGCGATAAACCATATAGGGATACAATTAATTTTTCTTGTACATACAGatttgtgtgtggtttttgtgTTTAGGGCCCTAGGGTCCTGTGTCCCCAAAGGCCAAAGGTCCCCAATGAACTAAAATCAAGTCAAATGAGTCCTGCAAAAGATTCTCATCCTAACTAGTTAATAGATCTTGACACCTGACCACAAAAATGTCATAATTTAAAAGACTAAAGACTTTTTTGTGCATTAGGTGGTGCTGCAGTTTGAGCCCCAAACtttcaatcaacaacccagagctttaatcacttgagcctgaataaaaatagtaattatATTACTATGGGATATTTCGATTTGGTTAACTTCTGCTAGATAAATTGTTGAACATATGATGCTACAAATGAAAACTCCAAACTGAAGTTATTATAGAGtagagcttattataacagcacagGGAGTAAGGACCTCTAGCTGTGTTGGTCTTATTAGTGTGATGTTCTTTAACAtgattgcactgtgtgtgctaTATTAAACCCCACTCCTCTCTCTATTATGATACAGGTGACAACTTGGGTGATCTTTGTCCTCACTCTGTCCTACGTGAAGGTGATCATTGGGGTGATCCTGCGTGACGAAGGACGCAGCGccctggtgtggtgtggtgctgTAGTACAGCTCGGTTCCATGTTAGGGGCCATGTCAATGTTTCCTTTAGTCAGTGTTTATGGGCTCTTCAAATCAGGTGATCCCTGTAATACCAAGTGCCCCAAATGAAGCAAGCTCCATTTAGTGATAGcacaaataatacataaatgttTTCCAGCTCATTTATCTAAGACAAAGGACAAAGAACCAGTTACAATATTATGAAGACTGCAGACTGAAGACCATATTTTTTTCTGGTTCAAAGACACTACTGAAATGTTACACAAGAAGTGGTTTTCTTTTCCCAGATACTTGCACTGTGTTAAGTAGCCTTGAAGTGCACTAGATTAGTTACACTAGATAGAGCTATAATGTTAAGACCAATGTAAAGATATGTTTGTCTGTTGTGGTTAATGTTAATCTGAATGATGCTTATTTAAAAAGTGCCTTCATAGTATGCTATTTAAAGCTGATGTTCATTTGTTGCATGTCTCAAATGCTTTACTACTTTTTTAAGTTGTGAAACTTTAATACAAATCACTGTTCATCAAATtaaatatttgtctttttatatatagaataaaGTCCTTCAAAAATGTGACTGTGTACTGCATAAGAAGAAACTATTGCATACATGAATACCTTAAGCAATGAAccaaatataatttttattaatatattaatccCAATCTGTACATTCATGTGACTTTTACATACATATTAAAGGTGTATAGTATGTAACTTTCATACTTTTCATGAGACCACCCTTATGAGCAACAGGTACAGTTTgttagttttatttcatttcctctttttccATAAACTCCAGCAgccccagaaaaaaaaaaatatatatatgagggGGAAATAAGTATGAACTACTTTTAACTAGTTATGTAAGGTAGTTATACTAGTCAAGAGTCAAGAAACGTATAGTTATTTCAAATagatagctgatgcagtacacagtgaaatgagacgaCGTttctggtgctacataaaacaacacagagctataaaactacacagagctaaggactgaaagAAAGTTGTCCtggccacataaagtgcatcctAGTGCAAACAGTACAAGACAAGTGCAACagacaatacaacacaaaacagtacatgtacacaatatacacaatatagcATAGAATATGAATAAGATAAACGGTATAATATTTGTTACTTAAATGTTccctggtgtgtgtatgtgtgtgtgtgtgtgtgttcttcataCTGTACATAAACCTGACTGCAGTTACACGCCGCTATCGTTAGATGGCAGTAAACAGCTGTGATGGTAAGTTAATAACAACTGCAGAATAACATGTAGCAACACTTTCATGAAATCGAGTATAAATCGCATTTTAAAGAAATGGAGGGATCGAAAAAACAAGGTGATGTCTTTGTTGAGCTGAGAGAGAGGTTACAAACTGGACTGTTCATTATAAGGTAAGTTTATGTTCGTTTTATTTTGACTGCCTATAGCAGTTTGCCGACTGAGTGTTAGCCTGTGCTAACACTGGAGTAATGCACGCTGCTGGAGTTCGGGGGAAATGATTACAATTACTGTAATGCTGCAGTTGTGTATTTGTCCCCCAATAATTTGCTTGGCTGAGTGGTCTGACACGGGTTTAAGCTATAAATCAagctacattttcttttactaaGTTATTCAAGCAAAATTTTGGTTAATCAGTTacgtgtttttatttatttattgattatctGGTTACAGAGTTGCCAGATCTGCGTTACAGAAATAGCGGAATGGTAAATAAAATCCAATCAAAAAGCTAGACAAGTAATAACTCCATATTTTGCCCATGGTTTTTGGAATATTATATTCGGTATGCAGACAGGGgtgtgatgctcaggtgtgtacatacaccgaccaggcataacattatgaccaccggtcTAATATTGTGGCGTTccgccttttgctgccaaaacacccctgacccgtcatgcactgtgtattctgacacttttctatcagaaccagcattaacgtcttcagcaatctgagcaacagtagctcgtctgttggattggatcacacgggccagccttcgctccccacgtgcatcaatgagccttggccgcccaatgactctgtcactggttcaccactgttccttccttggaccacttttgatagatactgaccactgcagaccgggaacaccctaaAGGGCTGCAgtttttgcccatttttcctgcttctaacacacatttgaggacgaaatgttcacttgctgcctaatatatctaaCACTAACCGGTGCCATGATTAGGAGATAGTCCATATTATTTTCTTCGATaacataatgttatacctgatcagaaAGGAAGGAAATCAGTAGTATTTCAAATAAGCAGTCTTTActactgtggtgagcagaaaggcaTCTCGGAACTCACAACACATTAAAAGCTTGAGGTAGATGAACCAAGAACAAACCAAGAACAAGACTCCCCAAAACTAGACGGGAAATGGTTAGGTGATATGGCTTAGGACTGCAGGGACTGCATAATTGTGGAAGGAGTCAAAAATGTATCCGTATTTTCTTGCAACTATATAGTCCATAGACCATCCATACATTTCTGATATTCTACAATAGATAGTAAAAGGGTAAGTTaaataattagataataataataataataataataataataataataataataataataataataataaccatttttatataaatctgtGTCTCCCTATTTTTTTCACTTCTGCCTTTGACCACTAGATGGCGATGCTTGTATGTTTTGTAATTGTCTTTATGGCACtcgtgtatgatggtgtgtatgtaaTGCATACCGGCTGCCCTGTGGCTTAGGGGACAGTACCCAGTGGGAGTATAATAGCACTTATGTAATTTACAgctataataaatgtaatgttaTTTACTGCCTCATTACAGTTGTGAAAGTGTTTTACATTAAAGTATGTTGTTTTGCTACACTGCTGCTATATGAAAATAGTGACTACTGTTAACACTGTACCATACATTAAAAATGACCACGTGGGTAACTCCAAAGCAAACAACCACAAATTCTACAGAGATCGTGTAATTAACACTATATGTAGCAGATTATGTCATTTTTGATCTTTAATGCTCATTAAATCCACCATATGAGCAGCACACCGCCTGAGAGAAGTGGGCTGAGGATAAAAGTAGACACTGGTGATGAATAGtctctactttttcttttttgctgccTCAGGATGAAACCATCCGGATAATGTATGCATGTAGTGTGTGTCGTATGTGTCTGAAATTTTCTCACCAGCAgattgtgtgtttctggtttgcTAACCAGCACAGATTGTGTTGAAATTCAGTTGTTATTCCTTCACtaacttctctttttttctttttctttcttcctttcctttcttttcttttcttttcttttttttttttttttttttttagaacagaTGTTGTGAAggacacatctgaggtaaatgtgtcTAGTGAAGACTCGGCCCTAAAAATCCACATATCCGATAGGATTTATGAGGTGAAGTTACCCCCAGAGGTCAGTCTAGTGGAGGGTTCGTGTCAGAAGAATCCAGAGCTGAATGTGGATGGGCTGCATGTTAGAGTGCGTTTGAAGGTGGGCCAACGTTCAGGTATGAGCCAAGTTCATTGTGGGTATCAACTAATTATATTCACTTAACTTTCATTAGAGAAATCCGTATATATCATTATGATCACAAAAACCCCCATGGGCCAAAGTTGGTAGGTCATTAAGCATGAACTTGTTCAAGGGCTGTGTAACCTCATTTGAGGAATTTGAGTAATGAGTGCTGGCCCGCCCTCAGGCTCCACATATCATCATACTCTACAGATTAACGGAGATTAATGATGAATGCAGATTGTATGACCTTTGGCTTTGAGCCACGGCAGTGCTTGTTTCAAACTGAGCCCTCCTCAGCAGTGTGGGTGGCCATCTGACCTCAGCCGCTATGACTCTCCGAACAGATATGATGTCATCCTTCGAACTTGTTTTTGCTGGCTGTTAATTATTGTACCATGTTATTCATCCTGAATCCCTGTTGCCTGTGCATTTAGATATGCTTGCTCATGGCCATTATGCTGGgcctttgtcttttttttggcaCCCCTGAAAATTTGGTCCAGTTGTATTGTGCAATATGTTTGTGACTGTTTTGTGTTTGCTGTTGCCAGATGCTCCGGATAGTGCAATTCAGCATCTAAGGGCACAGAGGAGCTATTGTTTCTTGTGCCAGTCCTGTGGGGCCATGTTGCTTAAAGACAGGTGAGGAACAGATTCAGTTGTTTTATACTGGTTCAAGCAGAACATTGATGTGCTTAGCTTTAATCCAGTATGAAAAGATTTATTCAGCCAGAACAATTTAACTCTCCAACATGATAATGGTAAGTCATCTTTTCCACCAAACTGGGTAACTCTAAACCCATTCTGCCTATTCCGAGCATCTGTTTCTCTTTACATCTTGCTTTCACAATGCTCATAATCAGTGAACAATGGAGTTCTGTGCAGGTTGATGACTAAAGAGAGTCATGAGCAGcaaatattactttatttttgtttaattggaAAACATCTGCCTTACTGCAaatgagaaaacagaaaagcaaTTGCCTTACCGCATGTTTGTATTTCCAAGATTCCAATCTTTTTGATCTGTATTGCTCATTAAATCCACCACTTGAGCAGCACACATGGGACTTATTGAGAAACAAATATCGATTCCCAATTCCATGGCCAGGAGTCAAAGGAGTAAAATTGGCCATGCTGTCCAGGTAGGTGAGGGATGCCATTActttctcccctgtcaatcacagtgacgcTAGTCAATCTTAGGGGTCTGTGAGTCATGAATCTTAAAGAGGACCAACCAACAGACTGAAAAACAGCTTTCCCGTATCATGCAGCACTACCAAAGAGGGAAAACATGTGCTTTTCTCAACTGCTGTGCCCCAGGGAAGGAGGAAAATGCAAAATAATCTGCCTTCTTCCACATACACGACCTCACAGACACCCATGATTGGATAAGTGCTGTGAATGATAGGGGAGAATGTAATGCCATCCCTCCCATCCACAGCTAGTTTTGCTGTTTTGGACTCCTGGCCGTGAACGGCCGTGGCATTGTCAATCACGCGTATCTCATTTGACATTGAAATGAACTGCCTCACCAGGTAAACTACAGAGTGTGAGACCCAGTGACTTTGTTTTCATGGCACCAAGCACACCCAAACCGTACATCtaaatatttatctttaatgCACCAACATTTAGTTCTATGTGCCTGATGCTCTCACAAGTATCATTGTTACAGTATATACAGCAGAGGAGttacataaatgttaaatactgACAAGAAAATATAgcgcagtaaaaaaaaaaaaagagtctgaATCACCAATGTGAATGGAAAAACTTGTGAAGTTGGTCCTTAAAGCTGGCAGATTtcaaaaaaaagattaaatatttACCATGCAACCTATTTTTACTATAGTAACCTATTTGAGTACAAAAGTGATTCTAGCCAAAGACGGTAATTAGGAAAATGCTGTGTTGTttggatttgatttgatttgactATTTTTAGTTTCACCTGAATATCCTAGCTCAGCTTGCATCACACAGATGGATAATCAAATTCAGTAAGGGTACTTGGGCATGGCTTagataatggtgtaaatggTGAGAAAATGCAGTATCATTGTCATAGGCCAAGCCATATAGTGCTGTCCTGTGGCAAGGTGTTTTGAATGTCAGTAATTATAGTGAATACATAATAGTGTTTGCTGCTTTAGGGCTTTCAGGCGAGTACTTCCCTTACCAAATGggaactggaacacactggtAGATGACTGGTGTTGCCACCCTGACCCTTTCGCCAACAAGAAGCTTCTCCCTCAACAAGAGGACTGTTTACTTGGTGACACCTACTTCCTCTTGACCCGGGACAGCAGTTGTGACCAAAGCCTTACGAAAGGAGTGGATTCCTCCGATGTGAGCTCAGGCTCTAATCTACCATCTGGGAAGGTGTGTTGTATTGACAAGCTCACCAAACTCTAACCCATACTAGTCCACTCTGTTCTATACTGTGCTTCATAGGTGGTATTTGAGCTCTTTTCTTGGGGCATCAGAAGTCCTCATTCATGTTTAAAGGAACTCTGCTCCATCTACACCGCCTCTGGGCTGACAGGGAGTGAAGAAAGATGTTCTTTCTTCTTTATGAAGGGTTCTCAAGGAAGCGGCGTGacattcccttttttttttttttttttttatagattctCCACCAGCCTGAGAAGTCTAACTTCTTCAGGgctattgatttttttctttccttgtttctttcctttcctcatTCTGTGGGTTGCTGTGGCTCTGTGTCTACTGCGAGTAAATGGAAGAGCCCTTTGCTGTTCAAACGCCTGATTCATCCTTCACTTCAGTAAATGGTTCCTCTCCGGTTATTGATTTCTGTTATATGTGGCTTAAACCTGTTTGTGCTTTCAGATCATGTATCTATTTTGGTTTGTGTCTATGTCTCACAGCAGGTACCTGGCCACAGGAATGTGGTTTGCTGTAAGAATTGCTGTGCCGTGCTGGGAGAGCCAGTCACGACAGGTAGATGTCATAAAACACAGATACTGGCATTATAAAGCTGTTGTAATAATGTATGCACTTTTCTGTTTGTCTTCTTTTACCTTTTTACCTACTTAAAAATGGGTGTTCTGGGTGTATTTGGTAGGGGTTTTAGAAGTCTTCAAATTTATTCTCAGTAGTCCCCAGATATCGCTTTAAGTCCACAGAAAGTAACTCTAGATGTGTACACTGAGCACTGTATTTGGAACACCTGTCCAGCCATGTAAATGTTCAATCAGAGAATCATTTGGCAGCAggacaatgcataaaatcatgcagatacaagagCTTTAGTAAATATTCACACCAGAATAGGGGGAAACTCTGACCTCTGGTCCAGGGGCCATGGTGTTCCTTTATATTGTCTCCACTCTGTAGCTACCTCTATAATTATATCTTTGTTCATTAAATGCTTAAATCCAATAAAATGTCAATAAAATCggacaaagaaaacaaatgacAAACAGTGTTGAATGTGGAATTTTCAAAAATGGCCTGTTTTGAAATATCGATGCTGTTCCACATTTTCCCTTTAAACCATGCTTGGATGAATGCTCTTATCACATTGCATTGTTTTGCATTGCACAATAACCAAtagcttccttttttttttttctttcatacaATAATACACAGTTTGAAGTTTCTGCTAAAGTGAGTTATATTCAAGCCTGTATCAGCGTATTTCATTTCTCTTGCAGAGGTTTTAAAATTCTATATAACTGAAGTGGTGGTAAGGCAAAGTGAAGATGGAGAGTGTACCATGCCACAAAATAGGCAAGTACTGCTAAATTTTATACACAACACACCTAAATTCTgtcaaaatgcatttaaatcaGGGGTCACTCATTTGAGTCCTAAAGTCTAGCACAGTTTCAGACTCTGATTAAACTCATTACATGTTTCCCAGGCTTAGTCAGTGTTTTCCAAGACAGAGAATAGCCACACTGTGCAGGTAACTGAGTTCTTCAGGACTGGCGTTCAAGATTTAGTTACATTTTTAATTCTGATCATTTTCTTATCCAGACAGCAGTTCCTAGAGCGAGTGCTTCATTGCAGACTTGTTGAGCTGTCATCTGCTCAAAGCATATTTCGCTTCTCCATCCAGACGCCAGATGGTAAATCTGTGATCATGGTACGTAAGGCCAGTCTAAATCTCACGCCTTTCTTAACAGTAAAAGTTTttactgttctttctttc
The nucleotide sequence above comes from Hemibagrus wyckioides isolate EC202008001 linkage group LG01, SWU_Hwy_1.0, whole genome shotgun sequence. Encoded proteins:
- the zgc:91890 gene encoding solute carrier family 52, riboflavin transporter, member 3-B gives rise to the protein MSLLTHILACLFGIGSWVAINGMWVELPLIVPEIPEGWYLPSYLTVIIQLANIGPLFITLMHRFRPGALDERPVIYIIVVLGALATFLLAFLWKHTLFVGNAVHSVALLSLSFLLSVVDCTSSVTFLPFMMRLQPQYLTTYFVGEGLSGLIPALVALVQGVGVVQCINATAIANISLVNYTGRTSSELEAHYQPANFSVQVFFLFLSAMMAVCLGAFILLNYHPAVVKEHKCEKYLGDTSHQEKADISLSMQNHPAEQTPMLEHPESQANKPRSTFGKGTYSRAEVVLIFVVLAWVNALTNAVLPSVQSYSCLPYGNQAYHLATAMAAVANPVACFIAMFFPIRSLMLMGVLTVTGTGFGAYIMGMAAMSPCPLLVHHELGSALMVTTWVIFVLTLSYVKVIIGVILRDEGRSALVWCGAVVQLGSMLGAMSMFPLVSVYGLFKSGDPCNTKCPK
- the ube3d gene encoding E3 ubiquitin-protein ligase E3D; the encoded protein is MEGSKKQGDVFVELRERLQTGLFIIRTDVVKDTSEVNVSSEDSALKIHISDRIYEVKLPPEVSLVEGSCQKNPELNVDGLHVRVRLKVGQRSDAPDSAIQHLRAQRSYCFLCQSCGAMLLKDRAFRRVLPLPNGNWNTLVDDWCCHPDPFANKKLLPQQEDCLLGDTYFLLTRDSSCDQSLTKGVDSSDVSSGSNLPSGKQVPGHRNVVCCKNCCAVLGEPVTTEVLKFYITEVVVRQSEDGECTMPQNRQQFLERVLHCRLVELSSAQSIFRFSIQTPDGKSVIMLWLLNMDSLIASLSEKAISSDIFVSASDRHPNKHQSRKAVRAIKVLYLPCTHGQQDEAVDAWEKDISVHPLILPRSTCEEVLQLLSSFTKTLPSSLCSMNCYQVAYLRR